Proteins from one Vibrio pomeroyi genomic window:
- a CDS encoding response regulator transcription factor — MSKTKVLIVEDDQEIARLTTLYLEAEGYSVSVVHEGNLALEAIRSIEPDLVLLDLMLPGMSGAQICRQAREFYNGMILVLTASADEMSEVSLFKFGADDYVAKPIRGHALLARIEALLRRAAPAAKAQETAAEKQCDIVINSSAQSATLYGQNLKLTSAEFEILNLLVNNICQVVTRDQCCQLFRGIDYAFNDRSIDMRVSGLRRKLRIHAKDKQLIRTVRNKGYMLVA, encoded by the coding sequence ATGTCAAAAACCAAAGTGCTCATTGTTGAAGATGACCAAGAGATAGCTCGTTTAACTACGCTTTACCTCGAAGCTGAAGGCTACAGTGTTAGCGTTGTTCATGAAGGGAATTTGGCACTTGAAGCGATCCGAAGTATTGAACCTGATTTAGTGCTATTGGACTTGATGCTTCCAGGCATGAGCGGCGCGCAGATCTGCCGTCAGGCTCGTGAGTTTTACAATGGCATGATCTTAGTGCTCACAGCTTCTGCCGATGAAATGAGTGAGGTCAGCTTATTCAAGTTTGGTGCGGATGATTATGTTGCCAAACCGATTCGTGGCCATGCCTTATTAGCTCGAATTGAAGCGTTATTGCGTCGAGCTGCGCCTGCTGCAAAAGCGCAAGAAACCGCGGCTGAAAAGCAGTGCGATATTGTCATCAATAGTTCGGCTCAAAGTGCCACCTTGTATGGGCAAAACCTCAAGCTTACCTCTGCTGAGTTTGAAATCTTAAACCTCCTTGTGAATAACATCTGTCAGGTCGTGACTCGAGATCAGTGTTGTCAGCTATTCAGAGGGATCGATTACGCGTTTAACGACCGCTCGATTGACATGCGCGTTTCTGGTTTACGCCGCAAGCTGCGAATTCACGCAAAAGACAAACAGCTGATCCGCACGGTTCGCAACAAGGGGTACATGCTGGTTGCGTAA
- a CDS encoding efflux RND transporter periplasmic adaptor subunit, with translation MKLNTITIAITLVAGSSIFAALAYNGSQVAPAPQKANELTVSEPQAMSLDTKSIDTKSIEATTLAASQQQQVSVVLATLGDYQAEVVGYGEAKSRYELMFSTEVGGRVEAISSQFETGQVIGQGEVIANIDSTSYQQAVTQAKANVAQAQLDLLEEQRQGEQAKSEWQRSGLSGEPDSPLVLREPQLAQVTAALENAKLELVKAEQDLEKTTLVAPFDSLVVSRDVQPGSYAQTGAQIATLYSIDEVEVSVPLSESQWLSLPSSDNTQLKEQPWPVTLSSSDGQFQWQGYVERVEQHLQQDTRQRSLIVKVDNPLEQEKDLYPGTFVQATISGKQLTQLWELPASALSQQGDLWFVDDNGLLSKSNADVEFEKGGLIYIDPTKLNVEIGDSVQVVKRPLSSFKAGMVVLAKAES, from the coding sequence ATGAAACTGAATACCATTACAATCGCCATTACTCTAGTGGCTGGTTCAAGTATTTTTGCAGCTCTTGCTTACAACGGTTCTCAAGTTGCTCCTGCACCTCAGAAGGCGAATGAACTCACAGTTTCAGAGCCTCAAGCTATGTCTCTTGATACGAAGTCTATTGATACGAAGTCTATCGAAGCGACGACCTTGGCTGCGTCACAACAGCAACAAGTATCTGTAGTACTCGCAACGTTGGGTGACTACCAAGCCGAAGTTGTGGGTTATGGCGAAGCGAAGTCGCGTTACGAATTGATGTTTTCAACGGAAGTCGGCGGCCGAGTAGAAGCGATCAGTTCGCAGTTTGAAACAGGGCAAGTGATTGGCCAAGGTGAGGTGATCGCCAATATCGATTCGACCAGTTACCAACAAGCGGTAACGCAAGCTAAGGCGAATGTGGCTCAAGCTCAACTGGATTTATTGGAAGAACAAAGACAAGGCGAACAAGCTAAGTCTGAATGGCAACGTTCTGGTTTGTCTGGCGAACCTGATTCACCTTTGGTACTGCGTGAGCCACAATTGGCACAAGTAACAGCCGCTCTAGAGAACGCCAAGCTTGAATTGGTGAAGGCTGAGCAAGACCTCGAAAAAACAACCTTGGTTGCCCCTTTTGATTCGCTGGTCGTGAGTCGTGATGTTCAACCGGGAAGCTACGCACAAACGGGCGCGCAGATCGCTACGTTATACAGCATCGATGAGGTTGAAGTTTCCGTGCCTCTTTCTGAAAGCCAATGGTTGAGCCTACCAAGCAGCGATAACACGCAATTGAAAGAGCAGCCGTGGCCAGTGACTCTGTCGAGTTCTGATGGTCAATTCCAATGGCAAGGTTATGTCGAGCGAGTAGAGCAGCACTTACAGCAAGACACGCGTCAGCGCTCATTGATCGTTAAAGTCGACAACCCTTTGGAGCAAGAGAAAGATCTTTATCCAGGCACATTCGTACAAGCAACGATCTCGGGCAAGCAGTTAACTCAATTGTGGGAACTTCCAGCTTCTGCACTTTCGCAGCAGGGTGACCTGTGGTTCGTCGATGACAACGGTCTGCTTTCTAAATCAAACGCGGATGTTGAGTTCGAAAAGGGCGGTTTGATTTATATCGATCCTACTAAACTGAACGTGGAAATTGGCGACAGTGTACAAGTGGTTAAGCGTCCGTTAAGTAGCTTTAAAGCGGGCATGGTCGTTCTAGCTAAGGCGGAGAGTTAA
- a CDS encoding HD domain-containing protein, which translates to MNQHCQDVTVDLRKALFGIAKALDNVGFESKNHGQRVGYIAYRCALSVGWEEEQAQLAFSLGLIHDCGVSQIDEQRSLVSGFIPDSSYHHCQKGYQILKECPVLSIFAKPVLYHHTPWVELKAIHISELEKELAAIVMLADRVDYLYGITSSDRYGNLTPDGKASIIERLTEQADEMFESNLVQHMCELVDLDDFWFSMEIPYIENMRDNFEPVPFFSQQMSLDETVAFAEFIANVVDTKSSFTFKHSLKVGQLSEYLAKQMGYSYTTQRKLYLAGLVHDIGKLQTPNDILHKPDLLTEEEYCCIKRHATDTRFALQELFSSPQVCQWASNHHERLDGSGYPMGKTAEELDQPSRIVAVVDVFQALTQSRPYRAGMTLEQTMAILTDHVDNFKLDREVFECLKKHAQYCFELSTDKRMYAF; encoded by the coding sequence ATGAATCAACATTGCCAGGACGTGACCGTAGACCTAAGGAAGGCTCTATTTGGTATTGCTAAGGCGCTTGATAACGTCGGTTTCGAAAGCAAAAATCATGGACAGAGGGTGGGTTACATCGCTTATCGATGTGCTCTGAGCGTGGGATGGGAAGAAGAACAAGCGCAACTTGCGTTCTCATTGGGGTTAATTCACGACTGCGGTGTCTCGCAAATTGATGAGCAACGTAGTTTGGTTTCAGGGTTCATTCCTGACTCAAGTTACCACCATTGTCAAAAGGGTTACCAAATACTAAAAGAGTGCCCAGTCCTTTCTATATTCGCTAAGCCAGTGCTTTATCATCACACCCCTTGGGTTGAGTTAAAGGCTATTCATATTAGCGAGTTGGAAAAAGAGCTAGCAGCCATTGTGATGTTGGCCGATAGGGTCGACTACTTGTATGGCATCACTTCTTCAGATCGTTATGGAAACCTCACACCCGATGGCAAAGCGAGCATCATTGAACGCTTGACTGAACAAGCGGATGAGATGTTCGAATCCAACCTTGTGCAACACATGTGTGAATTGGTCGATTTGGATGATTTCTGGTTCTCGATGGAGATCCCTTATATTGAAAATATGAGGGATAACTTTGAACCTGTGCCATTCTTCTCCCAGCAAATGTCGTTGGATGAGACGGTCGCCTTCGCTGAGTTTATTGCCAATGTTGTGGATACCAAGAGCTCGTTTACCTTTAAGCACTCTTTGAAGGTAGGGCAGCTCTCTGAATACCTTGCCAAGCAGATGGGTTATTCGTACACCACTCAGCGTAAACTCTATTTAGCGGGCTTGGTTCATGATATCGGTAAACTGCAAACCCCTAACGACATTCTGCATAAGCCGGATTTACTTACTGAAGAAGAGTATTGCTGCATTAAACGTCACGCTACGGACACTCGATTCGCTCTGCAAGAGCTATTCAGTTCTCCTCAGGTTTGCCAGTGGGCATCTAATCACCATGAAAGGTTAGATGGCTCGGGCTATCCAATGGGCAAAACGGCTGAAGAGCTGGATCAACCGAGTCGAATCGTCGCTGTGGTCGATGTATTCCAAGCGTTGACTCAGTCTCGCCCTTATCGTGCAGGCATGACGCTAGAACAGACGATGGCTATTTTGACGGACCACGTTGATAACTTTAAGTTGGATAGAGAAGTGTTTGAGTGCCTTAAAAAACACGCGCAATACTGCTTTGAATTATCGACAGATAAAAGAATGTACGCATTTTAG
- a CDS encoding PTS ascorbate transporter subunit IIC gives MQNFFEFMLGLLKEPAIMVGLIAFIGLVAQKADISTILKGTIKTVMGFLILGFGAGALVGALNNFSVVFTEAFGVSGVIPNNEAIVALAQEAFGYEMALIMFFAFVVNILLARLTPLKYIFLTGHHTMFMSMLVAVILSTANIQGTALVAIGSIIVGSLMVIMPALAQKYTEKVMGTDQLAMGHFSTFSYLVSGYIGSKFGDTSKSTEDINVPKSLMFLRDTPVAVATTMAIFFMFASIVAGGDFVETVSNGQNWVVFTFMQSLVFAGGVYIVLQGVKMLIAEIVPAFKGISDKLVPGAKPALDCPMVFPVAPNAVLIGFLCSFAAGLLAMAVQGALGWTIIVAGVVPHFFVGGAAGVYGNATGGLRGAVLGSFTQGLCISFLPMLLLPVLGGLGLEATTFADFDFGVVGLILGWIVS, from the coding sequence ATGCAAAACTTTTTCGAGTTCATGCTCGGCTTATTAAAAGAGCCAGCGATCATGGTAGGTTTAATTGCTTTCATTGGCCTAGTTGCTCAGAAAGCCGATATTTCTACCATTCTTAAAGGCACCATTAAAACCGTAATGGGTTTCCTAATTTTAGGTTTTGGTGCAGGTGCTCTTGTTGGCGCTCTAAATAACTTCTCAGTGGTATTTACTGAAGCATTCGGCGTAAGTGGTGTTATTCCAAATAACGAAGCAATTGTGGCTCTAGCACAAGAAGCATTCGGCTACGAAATGGCACTTATTATGTTCTTCGCATTCGTTGTGAATATTTTATTGGCTCGTTTAACACCTTTAAAATATATTTTCTTAACGGGTCACCACACAATGTTCATGTCTATGCTAGTAGCAGTAATCCTGTCTACAGCGAACATTCAAGGCACGGCTCTAGTTGCGATTGGCTCGATCATTGTGGGTTCATTGATGGTTATCATGCCTGCACTTGCTCAAAAATACACAGAGAAAGTGATGGGTACCGATCAACTGGCGATGGGTCACTTCTCAACATTCTCATACTTAGTGTCTGGTTACATTGGTAGCAAGTTCGGTGACACGTCTAAATCAACAGAAGACATCAACGTACCAAAGAGCCTAATGTTCCTACGTGATACACCTGTAGCAGTAGCAACAACAATGGCAATCTTCTTCATGTTTGCTTCTATTGTTGCTGGCGGTGACTTTGTAGAAACCGTTTCGAATGGTCAAAATTGGGTAGTGTTCACTTTCATGCAGTCTCTTGTGTTTGCCGGCGGTGTTTACATCGTACTGCAAGGTGTGAAGATGCTGATTGCTGAAATCGTTCCTGCATTTAAAGGTATCTCTGACAAGCTAGTACCGGGTGCGAAACCTGCTCTAGACTGCCCAATGGTATTCCCTGTAGCGCCAAACGCGGTACTTATCGGTTTCCTTTGTTCTTTCGCTGCTGGTCTACTAGCAATGGCAGTTCAAGGCGCACTTGGCTGGACAATCATTGTAGCGGGCGTTGTTCCTCACTTCTTCGTAGGTGGTGCAGCAGGCGTTTACGGTAACGCAACTGGCGGTCTACGTGGTGCGGTTCTAGGTTCATTCACGCAAGGCCTATGTATCTCTTTCCTACCAATGCTACTGCTTCCAGTTCTAGGTGGCCTTGGTCTTGAAGCAACAACATTTGCTGACTTCGACTTCGGTGTAGTTGGTCTGATTCTAGGGTGGATTGTTTCATGA
- a CDS encoding PTS sugar transporter subunit IIB has product MKKILVVCGNGLGTSLMMEMAVKEVAKKIGFEAEVDHEDLSSSASSNADIWVAATDVANQLKDAGKENIISLKNIFDKAAIEEQLKTFM; this is encoded by the coding sequence ATGAAAAAGATTCTTGTAGTTTGCGGTAACGGCCTTGGTACTTCTCTAATGATGGAAATGGCAGTGAAAGAAGTCGCTAAGAAAATTGGTTTTGAAGCAGAAGTTGATCACGAAGATCTATCATCTTCTGCATCAAGCAATGCCGACATTTGGGTAGCAGCGACAGACGTTGCAAACCAACTAAAAGACGCTGGTAAAGAGAACATCATCAGCCTTAAAAATATTTTTGACAAAGCAGCAATCGAAGAACAACTAAAAACTTTCATGTAA
- a CDS encoding HAMP domain-containing histidine kinase, with the protein MRKFITAKLRSVSMFARLYLGIVTGMSATIFLFLNLGEGHMRRTEIETFLNDGIYFAEQYTRQHNQENSLYKELDRTGYQQFYIFNLRLLENWSGEAPCQRCELYTTLNGVPIYLSDNNLYSAVFQLPNSRFSFAFSEVGDFFSPEIEWYEDSERHFLIGLLLAVIVAIGASVYLPVRRFQERIELLVEKQKQFGKGKLSTRSELDEIHPVSDLASSFNFMAEEIESKVKQSHIFAQAIPHEVRTPLSRIQLATDILRRGAPEHHQALFDDIDTYIEDINDLTSEIIMLSKLNVMDNSFFELVKVRASLLEYCLDRIRYSQLDNVTFDSKVQQESTIKCDCSMARLVFDNILKNAGNYTQDKVWMTLDENSENWLVVIEDNGSGIPEERRDEVFLPFSRLDSSRTSATGGLGLGLAIALSAAKKLSWDIKIDDSNHGGAKFSIVIPKTV; encoded by the coding sequence TTGCGTAAGTTCATTACTGCGAAACTGCGCTCGGTTTCGATGTTTGCTCGTTTGTACCTTGGCATTGTGACGGGAATGTCGGCAACGATATTTTTGTTTTTGAACCTTGGTGAAGGGCACATGCGAAGAACCGAGATTGAAACCTTCCTCAACGACGGTATCTACTTTGCTGAGCAGTACACTCGCCAACATAATCAAGAAAACTCACTCTATAAAGAACTCGATAGAACAGGCTACCAACAATTTTATATCTTCAATTTACGCCTGTTGGAGAATTGGTCGGGCGAAGCGCCTTGCCAACGATGTGAGCTGTACACCACCTTAAATGGTGTGCCGATTTATCTGAGTGACAACAATCTTTATTCGGCAGTCTTTCAGTTGCCGAATTCTCGATTTAGCTTTGCATTCAGTGAGGTAGGGGATTTCTTCTCTCCCGAGATTGAATGGTATGAGGATTCAGAAAGGCACTTCCTAATAGGGTTGTTACTGGCTGTCATTGTGGCGATTGGAGCAAGTGTTTACTTACCTGTGAGGCGTTTTCAAGAAAGAATAGAGCTGTTAGTCGAGAAGCAAAAACAGTTCGGTAAGGGCAAGCTCAGTACCCGTTCGGAGTTGGACGAGATTCATCCTGTGTCTGATTTGGCGAGCAGTTTTAACTTCATGGCTGAAGAGATTGAAAGCAAGGTGAAACAGAGTCATATCTTCGCTCAAGCTATCCCTCATGAAGTGCGTACGCCGTTGAGTCGTATTCAGTTGGCGACTGATATTTTAAGAAGGGGAGCACCGGAACATCATCAAGCGCTTTTTGACGATATTGATACCTACATTGAGGATATCAACGACCTCACATCAGAAATTATCATGTTGTCGAAGCTGAACGTTATGGATAACTCCTTCTTTGAACTGGTAAAAGTGAGAGCTAGCCTGCTTGAGTACTGTCTAGATAGGATTCGCTATTCGCAGTTGGATAACGTGACCTTCGATTCTAAAGTTCAGCAAGAAAGCACGATAAAATGTGATTGCTCAATGGCGCGCTTGGTGTTTGATAACATTCTTAAGAACGCAGGCAACTACACCCAAGACAAAGTGTGGATGACGCTCGATGAGAACTCAGAAAACTGGCTGGTGGTGATTGAAGATAATGGTTCTGGGATCCCAGAAGAGCGACGTGATGAAGTGTTTCTTCCGTTTTCTCGTTTAGATTCAAGTCGAACATCGGCAACGGGTGGATTGGGATTAGGTCTTGCGATTGCTCTATCGGCCGCTAAAAAGCTCTCTTGGGATATTAAAATTGACGACAGTAACCATGGTGGAGCAAAGTTCAGTATCGTAATACCTAAGACCGTATAA
- a CDS encoding GNAT family N-acetyltransferase, whose product MFKTVIDDELSIALVEESFAVHYAEISQSQNEYLSQWLVWPPHCKTEQDFRIFIQRSLHDYAEGQSMTCAIVYKDNIVGNCSFNTIDHNKQKVTIGYWLSETYQGKGIVTRVVAKLIDIAFNELDMEKVEISAATGNQSSRKVCERLHFTLEGIITRNENLNGRIVDHAIYGLHRS is encoded by the coding sequence ATGTTTAAGACAGTTATTGATGACGAACTATCCATCGCATTGGTTGAAGAGAGTTTCGCTGTTCATTACGCAGAGATCTCACAAAGCCAGAATGAGTACCTAAGCCAATGGCTTGTGTGGCCACCGCATTGCAAAACCGAGCAAGATTTTAGGATCTTCATCCAGCGCTCGCTGCACGATTACGCAGAAGGCCAAAGCATGACCTGTGCGATTGTGTATAAAGATAATATCGTCGGTAACTGCAGCTTCAACACCATTGACCACAATAAGCAGAAAGTCACGATAGGTTATTGGCTGTCTGAAACGTATCAGGGAAAGGGGATTGTTACCCGCGTGGTCGCGAAGCTGATTGATATTGCTTTCAATGAGTTAGATATGGAAAAGGTCGAGATATCTGCCGCAACGGGCAACCAAAGCAGTCGCAAGGTATGTGAGCGCTTACATTTCACTTTAGAAGGCATCATCACGCGCAATGAGAACTTAAATGGTCGTATCGTTGACCATGCTATTTACGGACTTCACCGCTCTTAG
- a CDS encoding NupC/NupG family nucleoside CNT transporter, producing MNILFGFVGVIALIACAYLLSESRSSINWKTVSRALLLQIGFAALVLYFPWGQLALTSLSNGVSSLLGFADAGIAFLFGDLATEGFIFAVRVLPIIIFFSALISALYYLGIMQKVIQILGGAVQKLLGTSKAESLVATGNIFLSQGESPLLIRPFLKSMTRSELFAVMAGGMASVAGSVLGGYAGLGVELKYLIAASFMAAPGSLLMAKIIVPERSTPSDYDHIELDKADQSNVIDALASGAMNGMKVAVAVGTMLIAFVSVIAMVNTGLESLGETFGFAGITLQAIFGYLFSPLAWLIGIPSDEVLMAGSYIGQKIVMNEFVAFIDFVENKALLSEHSQVIVTFALCGFANIGSIAIQLGSIGVMAPERRAEVANLGLKAVAAGTLANLMSACLAGIFILL from the coding sequence ATGAATATTCTATTTGGTTTTGTCGGTGTTATTGCACTGATTGCTTGCGCGTACCTGCTATCTGAAAGTCGTTCTTCGATTAACTGGAAAACGGTCTCCCGTGCTCTATTACTTCAGATTGGCTTTGCTGCTCTAGTATTGTATTTCCCATGGGGACAGTTGGCGTTAACAAGCCTAAGTAATGGCGTTTCTAGCCTACTTGGTTTTGCAGACGCTGGTATTGCTTTCCTTTTCGGTGACCTTGCTACTGAAGGCTTCATTTTCGCGGTTCGCGTACTTCCAATCATTATCTTCTTCAGTGCTTTGATCTCTGCGCTTTATTACTTAGGTATCATGCAGAAAGTGATTCAAATCTTGGGTGGAGCGGTGCAAAAGCTGCTTGGCACAAGTAAAGCTGAATCTCTGGTTGCAACTGGTAATATATTCCTTTCTCAGGGTGAGTCTCCTCTTCTTATTCGTCCTTTTTTAAAGTCTATGACTCGTTCTGAACTGTTTGCTGTAATGGCAGGTGGTATGGCGTCGGTAGCCGGCAGTGTGCTTGGTGGTTATGCTGGTTTAGGTGTCGAACTTAAATACCTTATTGCCGCAAGCTTCATGGCCGCTCCGGGTAGCCTGTTAATGGCGAAGATCATTGTTCCTGAGCGCAGCACACCAAGTGATTACGACCATATCGAACTAGATAAAGCAGACCAAAGCAACGTGATCGATGCATTGGCAAGCGGCGCGATGAACGGTATGAAAGTCGCAGTGGCTGTCGGTACTATGTTGATTGCATTCGTGAGTGTGATTGCGATGGTCAACACGGGCCTAGAAAGCCTCGGTGAGACGTTCGGTTTTGCGGGTATTACGCTGCAAGCTATCTTCGGTTACCTGTTCTCACCACTAGCATGGTTGATTGGCATTCCAAGTGATGAAGTATTAATGGCGGGTTCTTACATCGGTCAGAAGATCGTAATGAACGAGTTTGTTGCTTTCATCGACTTCGTTGAGAACAAAGCGCTGCTATCTGAACACAGCCAAGTGATTGTGACATTTGCTCTATGTGGCTTTGCTAACATCGGCTCTATCGCGATTCAACTGGGTTCTATCGGTGTGATGGCACCAGAGCGTCGTGCTGAAGTTGCTAACCTAGGTTTGAAAGCGGTCGCTGCTGGTACGCTAGCAAACCTAATGAGTGCATGTTTAGCGGGTATCTTCATCCTGCTTTAA
- a CDS encoding PTS sugar transporter subunit IIA: protein MSLFDLIGNQGVIINSEENLTVDAAIDVTCSTLLASNKIEASYVEAIKQKHKDIGAYYVLAPKIAMPHARPEDGVNEASLQVTVFKKGVDLESEDNGDVYLSITLAAMDSDSHIHTIMALSELFQNDDDIDAIIAAETEQAIIEILKRY from the coding sequence ATGAGCCTATTCGATTTAATTGGTAACCAAGGCGTTATCATCAACTCTGAAGAGAACCTGACGGTTGATGCAGCGATTGATGTGACATGTTCAACACTGCTAGCAAGCAACAAAATTGAAGCAAGCTATGTTGAAGCTATCAAGCAAAAGCACAAGGACATCGGCGCGTACTATGTTCTAGCGCCAAAGATTGCGATGCCTCATGCTCGTCCTGAAGATGGTGTGAACGAAGCATCACTGCAAGTGACAGTATTCAAGAAGGGGGTTGATTTAGAGTCGGAAGACAACGGTGACGTTTATCTTTCAATTACTCTGGCGGCGATGGACTCAGATAGCCACATCCATACGATTATGGCGCTATCAGAGTTGTTCCAAAATGATGACGACATTGATGCCATTATCGCAGCGGAAACTGAGCAAGCGATCATCGAGATCTTAAAGCGCTACTAG
- a CDS encoding TolC family protein — MKLNLPLKHSVIALALVGLMGCTSTSQADYVSLAEQSTNQTQQSLLSELIQQASDEQVSNQTASNGQDLEAENLQLTDLVNAPELDLYIERALQNSPSLQQSITALKIAYAQQGVTSGDRLPTVDASFSGKADEGTNGSSTTETYTTDVTVGWELDLWQKLADTNNAALKDIATSQANLQGAQDLLVASVMRGWLDISLKQQLVDIETQRLVILENNEELVLERYRAGLGSLEDLDNAKTSSASTQATLADYREQLAQSRRELVLLTGQWSGESDELPLAELGSFPTIINPLDNMPTQDLAGRPDLQAAFFNIEAEALRADAAYKAMLPSISLSASLTDMADSPSEALLTGPLWSALGQVSAPLFQGGKLKAQAEIADLTTETSYWAYQETLLSAVNEVENAMGQESSLTLQQQHLANALVSAQRSFTSYEEKYRQGLVDIFDLLSVQQQTYDLEAQLTQTIYNRLVNRIDLGLALGLGVSS, encoded by the coding sequence ATGAAATTGAATCTTCCTTTAAAACATTCCGTCATTGCGCTGGCTCTGGTTGGTTTGATGGGTTGTACTTCAACCAGTCAGGCTGATTACGTATCGCTAGCCGAACAAAGCACCAACCAAACACAGCAAAGCCTGCTCTCAGAGCTGATTCAACAAGCGTCTGATGAACAAGTTTCGAATCAAACGGCTTCAAACGGCCAAGATCTGGAAGCTGAGAACCTACAGCTCACTGATTTAGTGAATGCGCCCGAGCTCGATCTTTATATTGAGCGTGCACTCCAGAACAGTCCAAGCCTCCAACAAAGTATCACAGCACTCAAAATAGCCTATGCACAACAAGGTGTGACGTCTGGCGACCGCTTACCCACCGTAGATGCGAGCTTTTCAGGAAAAGCAGACGAAGGCACCAACGGTTCAAGCACCACTGAAACCTACACCACAGATGTGACGGTTGGTTGGGAGCTCGACCTATGGCAGAAGCTTGCAGATACAAACAACGCCGCTTTAAAAGACATTGCGACGTCTCAGGCTAACCTTCAGGGCGCTCAAGATCTTTTGGTCGCGAGTGTGATGAGAGGTTGGCTTGATATCAGTTTGAAGCAGCAGCTTGTTGATATTGAAACGCAGCGCTTAGTGATTCTAGAAAATAACGAAGAGCTGGTTTTAGAACGTTACCGCGCAGGGCTAGGTAGCCTTGAAGATCTGGATAACGCAAAAACCAGCAGCGCATCGACTCAGGCCACTTTAGCTGACTACCGCGAACAGCTTGCACAAAGCCGACGTGAATTGGTTTTGTTAACCGGACAGTGGAGTGGTGAATCTGATGAGCTACCGCTTGCGGAACTCGGTTCATTCCCAACCATCATTAATCCGCTAGACAATATGCCAACGCAAGATTTGGCAGGTCGTCCGGATCTTCAAGCCGCTTTCTTCAACATCGAAGCAGAAGCATTGCGCGCAGATGCGGCATACAAAGCGATGCTGCCATCGATCAGCTTATCAGCGAGCCTAACTGACATGGCGGACTCTCCGAGTGAAGCCTTGCTGACTGGACCTTTGTGGAGCGCACTGGGTCAAGTTTCAGCACCACTGTTTCAAGGTGGCAAGCTGAAAGCACAAGCTGAGATTGCAGACCTAACCACAGAAACCAGCTACTGGGCTTACCAAGAAACACTGCTTAGTGCGGTGAATGAAGTGGAAAACGCGATGGGACAAGAGTCGTCACTAACACTTCAACAGCAACACTTAGCAAACGCTTTGGTGAGCGCACAACGCAGCTTCACCAGTTATGAAGAAAAATACCGTCAGGGTTTGGTCGACATTTTTGATTTACTTTCTGTTCAGCAACAAACCTATGACCTTGAAGCGCAGCTAACACAAACCATTTATAACCGTCTCGTAAACCGAATTGATTTAGGCCTAGCTCTGGGCTTGGGAGTATCTTCATGA